A single window of Vibrio sp. HB236076 DNA harbors:
- the glnD gene encoding bifunctional uridylyltransferase/uridylyl-removing protein GlnD — protein sequence MSFLPPAQLLDQQITVKEIKQQLDGFFLYQKDAFLHDISRVEDYIFERADYMDALLTRLWGYFGFDEWPELTLVAVGGYGRRELHPLSDIDILLLSKHTATQKLQEKVSAFITFLWDLKLEVGHAVRTIDECADIGKDDLTVATNLQEARFITGNHDHFHRLKLMVLADSFWPSETFYRAKIAEQRERHSRYHDTSYNLEPDIKSTPGGLRDIHTLSWIARRHFGATSLLEMSRYGFLTDAEYRELGECQTFLWQVRFALHLELKRYDNRLTFNHQAQVAEHLGYTEGANRAVETMMKAFYRTLGQVTELNKMLLKIFDQAILSDGNNEAIVHLDDNFYRQGRWVETDKPALFQSRPESILTLFLHIANDSSLEGIGPATLRQLRTARRRINRYLHTIEEARELFMALMRHPNILVRALKLMHRYGVISAYIPQWNQIVGQMQFDLFHVYTVDEHSIRVLNHIHRFSDLNNHEKHPICCEIYPKIIKKELLIIAAIFHDIGKGRGGDHSEIGAVEAYDFCIEHGLSRPEAKLVSWLVLNHLLMSVTAQRRDIYDPEVITEFAKVVRDEEHLDYLVCLTVADICATNPDLWNSWKRTLLAELYYSTQRALRRGLENPVDVRDRIRHNQQLASALLRKADYSQQAISQLWQRFKADYFLRHTHQQIAWQSDNILSVRDDSRPHVWISERSTRGGSEVFVYTKDQPALFATVVAELDRRSLNVHDAIIMTTKDGFVLDTFMILDQHGEAIDIERHSHLVEVIENALKRGFDSSIRPKRTPQKLKHFRVKTRVDFLPTRGKKHTLMEFVALDTPGLLAKVGAIFSQQGLRLHGAKISTLGEKAEDLFILTNAQGEKLSEQEQTALQQQLLAQVVEEVTDK from the coding sequence ATGTCTTTTCTACCCCCGGCTCAACTTCTCGACCAACAGATCACCGTCAAAGAAATCAAACAGCAGCTCGATGGTTTTTTTCTCTATCAGAAAGACGCCTTTTTACACGATATCAGCCGAGTTGAAGACTACATTTTTGAACGCGCCGATTACATGGATGCCTTGTTAACTCGCCTGTGGGGTTATTTTGGCTTTGATGAATGGCCCGAATTGACACTCGTTGCCGTTGGGGGCTATGGCCGCCGCGAATTACACCCGTTATCGGATATCGATATTCTCTTGTTGTCAAAACACACAGCGACTCAAAAACTGCAAGAAAAGGTCAGCGCTTTTATCACCTTTTTATGGGATTTAAAGCTAGAAGTCGGCCACGCGGTACGCACGATTGACGAATGCGCTGATATTGGCAAAGACGACCTCACCGTGGCCACCAATTTACAAGAAGCGCGTTTTATTACCGGCAACCACGATCACTTTCACCGCTTAAAACTCATGGTGCTTGCCGATTCATTTTGGCCCAGTGAGACCTTTTATCGCGCAAAAATCGCCGAACAACGCGAGCGCCACTCTCGTTATCACGATACCTCTTACAATCTCGAGCCTGATATCAAATCCACCCCGGGCGGACTTCGCGATATTCACACCCTTAGCTGGATCGCCAGACGCCACTTTGGCGCCACCTCACTGCTTGAAATGAGTCGCTACGGTTTTTTAACCGACGCAGAATACCGCGAACTCGGTGAGTGCCAAACTTTCCTGTGGCAAGTGCGTTTTGCTCTGCACCTTGAGCTCAAGCGCTACGACAACCGTTTGACTTTTAACCATCAGGCTCAGGTCGCCGAGCATTTAGGCTATACCGAGGGCGCAAACCGCGCGGTTGAAACCATGATGAAAGCCTTTTATCGCACCTTAGGCCAGGTCACCGAGCTCAATAAAATGCTGCTCAAGATTTTTGACCAAGCGATACTCAGCGACGGCAACAACGAGGCGATAGTTCACTTAGACGACAACTTTTACCGACAAGGCCGCTGGGTTGAAACCGACAAACCCGCCTTGTTCCAATCGCGTCCTGAGTCGATTTTGACCCTGTTTTTGCACATTGCCAATGATTCATCCTTAGAAGGCATTGGCCCGGCTACCTTAAGGCAACTGCGCACCGCAAGGCGGCGTATCAATCGTTACTTGCACACCATCGAAGAAGCCCGTGAGCTTTTTATGGCCTTAATGAGGCACCCCAATATTTTGGTAAGAGCCCTTAAGCTCATGCACCGCTATGGGGTTATTTCCGCCTATATTCCGCAGTGGAACCAGATTGTAGGCCAAATGCAGTTTGATTTATTTCACGTGTATACGGTTGATGAGCACAGCATTCGCGTACTCAATCACATCCACCGTTTTTCGGATTTAAACAACCATGAAAAGCACCCAATTTGTTGTGAGATATACCCAAAAATCATCAAAAAGGAGCTGCTCATCATCGCGGCTATTTTCCATGACATCGGCAAAGGACGCGGCGGTGATCACTCTGAAATCGGTGCTGTAGAAGCCTACGATTTTTGCATCGAACACGGTCTGTCTCGCCCTGAAGCCAAATTGGTGTCCTGGTTAGTGCTCAACCACTTGCTGATGTCGGTCACCGCGCAACGCCGGGATATTTACGACCCAGAAGTCATCACCGAATTTGCCAAAGTGGTGCGAGACGAAGAGCACCTCGATTACCTCGTCTGTCTGACGGTTGCCGATATCTGTGCCACCAACCCCGATTTGTGGAACAGTTGGAAACGCACCTTGTTAGCGGAGCTTTACTACTCCACGCAAAGGGCGTTGCGCCGCGGTCTAGAAAACCCCGTGGACGTTCGAGATAGAATTCGGCACAACCAACAACTAGCGTCGGCACTGCTGCGCAAAGCCGACTACTCTCAACAAGCGATCAGCCAATTATGGCAACGCTTCAAAGCGGATTACTTTTTGCGTCATACCCATCAGCAAATCGCTTGGCAAAGTGACAATATCCTGTCTGTCAGGGATGACTCTCGTCCCCACGTCTGGATAAGCGAGCGTTCAACGCGCGGAGGGAGTGAAGTCTTTGTTTACACCAAAGACCAACCCGCGCTGTTTGCCACTGTGGTCGCAGAGCTTGACCGTCGTAGCCTCAACGTCCATGACGCGATTATCATGACCACAAAAGACGGTTTTGTATTAGATACGTTTATGATTTTGGACCAACACGGTGAAGCCATCGATATCGAGCGCCATTCTCATTTGGTCGAAGTGATAGAAAACGCGCTCAAACGAGGCTTTGACAGCAGTATCCGTCCTAAGCGTACTCCGCAAAAACTCAAGCACTTTCGGGTGAAAACGCGGGTTGACTTTTTACCGACCCGCGGCAAAAAGCATACATTAATGGAGTTTGTGGCACTCGACACCCCGGGGTTACTCGCCAAAGTCGGGGCGATTTTTTCACAACAAGGGTTGCGTTTACACGGCGCAAAGATTTCAACGCTGGGTGAAAAAGCAGAAGACTTGTTTATCTTGACCAACGCCCAAGGCGAGAAGTTAAGCGAACAAGAGCAAACGGCTTTACAACAACAGTTGCTCGCTCAAGTTGTCGAAGAAGTCACCGATAAATAA
- the map gene encoding type I methionyl aminopeptidase, with protein MSNPIIKTEQEIEKMRIAGQLAADVLEMIEPFVKPGVSTEELDQICHRFMTEEQGTIPATLNYHGYPKSICTSINHIVCHGIPNDKDESFGQIPRPAILKEGDIMNIDVTVIKDGYHGDSSRMFLVGDVSPADKRLCHVAQESLYIGMRKVKPGATLGEIGTAIEKYIKTNNKNNPRAKFSIVRDYCGHGIGAGFHEEPQVVHYKNNDRTVLKAGMVFTIEPMINAGKFGCRLDDEDNWTVYTADGKNSAQWEHTLLVTEEGCEVLTLRKDETIPRLMNNLE; from the coding sequence ATGTCAAATCCCATTATTAAAACTGAACAAGAAATCGAAAAAATGCGCATTGCCGGCCAACTTGCGGCAGATGTCCTTGAAATGATAGAACCTTTCGTCAAACCTGGCGTCAGCACAGAAGAACTCGATCAAATTTGCCACCGCTTTATGACTGAAGAGCAAGGTACTATCCCGGCAACCTTAAATTATCACGGTTACCCAAAATCCATTTGCACGTCGATTAACCACATTGTTTGTCACGGCATTCCCAACGACAAAGACGAGTCTTTTGGCCAAATTCCTCGCCCGGCGATTTTGAAAGAAGGCGACATCATGAACATTGATGTGACCGTCATTAAAGACGGTTACCACGGCGACAGTTCACGTATGTTTTTAGTCGGTGACGTCAGCCCAGCGGACAAGCGCCTTTGCCACGTGGCTCAAGAAAGCCTGTATATCGGCATGCGCAAAGTGAAGCCAGGTGCCACCCTAGGTGAAATCGGCACCGCAATCGAAAAGTACATCAAGACCAACAATAAAAATAATCCTCGCGCTAAGTTTTCCATTGTTCGCGATTATTGTGGCCATGGTATCGGCGCCGGTTTTCACGAAGAGCCGCAAGTGGTTCACTACAAAAACAACGATCGCACAGTACTCAAGGCTGGCATGGTCTTCACCATAGAGCCAATGATCAACGCGGGTAAGTTTGGCTGCCGTCTGGACGACGAAGACAACTGGACCGTTTACACCGCCGATGGCAAAAACTCTGCCCAGTGGGAGCACACCCTTTTGGTGACCGAAGAAGGCTGTGAGGTGTTAACCCTGCGCAAGGACGAAACGATTCCTCGCCTGATGAACAACCTAGAGTAA
- the rpsB gene encoding 30S ribosomal protein S2: protein MATVSMRDMLKAGVHFGHQTRYWNPKMKPFIFGARNRVHIINLEKTVPMFNDALAELAKIGEKKGKVLFVGTKRAASESVKEAAIASNQFYVNNRWLGGMLTNYKTVRQSIKRLKDLENQAQDGTFDKLTKKEALMRTREMEKLEKSLGGIKDMGGLPDALFVIDADHEHIAVKEANNLGIPVFAVVDTNSNPDGVDHIIPGNDDAIRAVQLYLNAAASAISEGRNKDVAEVAEKDGFVEAE, encoded by the coding sequence ATGGCAACTGTATCAATGCGCGATATGCTTAAAGCTGGTGTTCACTTCGGTCACCAGACTCGTTACTGGAACCCAAAAATGAAGCCATTCATCTTTGGCGCACGTAACCGCGTACATATCATCAACCTAGAAAAAACAGTCCCAATGTTCAACGATGCACTAGCAGAACTGGCTAAAATCGGTGAGAAAAAAGGGAAAGTTCTTTTCGTAGGTACTAAGCGTGCAGCGTCTGAATCTGTTAAAGAAGCAGCGATTGCAAGCAACCAGTTTTACGTAAACAACCGTTGGTTGGGCGGTATGTTGACTAACTACAAAACAGTACGTCAGTCAATCAAGCGTCTTAAAGACTTAGAAAACCAAGCTCAAGACGGTACGTTTGACAAGCTAACTAAGAAAGAAGCGCTAATGCGTACTCGTGAAATGGAAAAACTAGAGAAATCTCTAGGCGGTATCAAAGATATGGGTGGCCTACCTGACGCGCTATTCGTTATCGATGCTGATCACGAGCACATCGCAGTAAAAGAAGCGAACAACCTAGGTATTCCAGTATTTGCTGTTGTTGATACTAACTCTAACCCAGATGGTGTTGATCACATCATCCCAGGTAACGACGATGCTATCCGCGCAGTACAACTTTACCTAAACGCAGCAGCGTCAGCGATCAGCGAAGGTCGTAACAAAGACGTAGCAGAAGTTGCGGAAAAAGACGGCTTCGTAGAAGCTGAGTAA
- the tsf gene encoding translation elongation factor Ts, protein MAVTAALVKELRERTGAGMMECKKALVETNGDIELAIENMRKSGAAKAAKKAGNVAAEGTIIIKDANGTAVLLEVNCQTDFVAKDSNFTAFAEEVANAALESKASVEELQAQFEEARIALVAKIGENISIRRVQYIEGSAIASYRHGEKIGVVVAGEGDAETLKHVAMHVAASKPEFVNPEDVPAEVVEKEKAVQVEIAMNEGKPAEIAEKMVVGRMKKFTGEISLTGQPFVMEPKKSVGEILKERNASVVNFVRLEVGEGIEKAAEMSFAEEVAAAQKG, encoded by the coding sequence ATGGCTGTTACTGCTGCTCTAGTTAAAGAACTGCGCGAACGCACTGGCGCAGGTATGATGGAATGTAAGAAAGCACTTGTTGAAACCAACGGTGATATCGAGCTTGCAATTGAAAACATGCGCAAGTCTGGCGCAGCGAAAGCGGCAAAGAAAGCCGGTAACGTTGCTGCTGAAGGTACTATCATCATTAAAGATGCAAACGGTACTGCTGTCCTTCTTGAAGTTAACTGTCAAACTGACTTCGTTGCTAAAGATTCTAACTTTACTGCATTTGCTGAAGAAGTGGCGAATGCTGCTCTAGAATCAAAAGCTTCTGTTGAAGAGCTTCAAGCTCAATTTGAAGAAGCTCGCATTGCACTTGTTGCAAAAATTGGCGAAAACATCTCTATCCGTCGCGTTCAGTACATTGAAGGCAGCGCGATTGCTTCTTACCGTCACGGTGAGAAAATCGGTGTTGTTGTTGCTGGTGAAGGCGATGCAGAAACACTTAAGCACGTTGCAATGCACGTTGCTGCGTCTAAACCTGAGTTCGTAAACCCAGAAGACGTACCAGCAGAAGTGGTTGAAAAAGAAAAAGCGGTTCAAGTTGAAATCGCAATGAACGAAGGCAAACCAGCAGAAATCGCAGAGAAGATGGTTGTTGGCCGTATGAAGAAATTCACCGGCGAAATCTCTCTAACAGGTCAACCATTTGTTATGGAACCTAAAAAATCTGTTGGCGAAATCCTAAAAGAGCGCAACGCTTCAGTCGTTAACTTCGTTCGCCTAGAAGTGGGTGAAGGTATCGAGAAAGCAGCAGAAATGAGCTTTGCAGAAGAAGTTGCAGCAGCTCAAAAAGGTTAA
- the pyrH gene encoding UMP kinase yields the protein MTTNPKPAYQRILLKLSGEALQGPDGFGIDPTILDRMAQEVKELVELGVQVGVVIGGGNLFRGAGLAQAGMNRVVGDHMGMLATVMNGLAMRDALHRAYVNARLMSAIPLQGVCDDYNWSDAIRELRQGRVVIFSAGTGNPFFTTDSAACLRGIEIEADVVLKATKVDGVFSADPVANPDAQLYDRLSYQTVLEKELKVMDLAAFTLARDHNMPIRVFNMNKPGALRRVVMGETEGTLITQDDAQ from the coding sequence ATGACAACAAACCCCAAACCCGCATATCAACGCATTTTATTAAAACTCAGTGGTGAAGCGCTTCAAGGCCCAGATGGCTTTGGTATTGATCCTACGATCCTTGACCGCATGGCTCAAGAAGTTAAAGAATTGGTCGAACTTGGCGTACAAGTTGGCGTCGTCATTGGCGGTGGTAACCTGTTTCGCGGCGCGGGACTGGCACAAGCTGGTATGAATCGAGTGGTGGGTGACCACATGGGCATGTTGGCGACCGTGATGAATGGCTTGGCAATGCGTGATGCGCTGCACCGCGCTTATGTCAACGCGCGTTTGATGTCGGCCATTCCTTTGCAAGGCGTTTGTGATGACTACAATTGGTCTGATGCGATTCGCGAGTTGCGTCAAGGCCGCGTGGTCATTTTTTCGGCCGGGACTGGCAACCCGTTCTTTACGACAGACTCGGCGGCGTGCTTACGCGGTATCGAGATTGAAGCGGATGTGGTTTTAAAAGCGACCAAAGTAGACGGTGTGTTTTCTGCGGACCCTGTCGCTAACCCTGATGCACAATTGTATGATAGACTCAGTTACCAAACTGTTCTTGAGAAAGAATTGAAAGTCATGGACTTGGCTGCGTTTACTCTCGCAAGAGACCACAATATGCCAATCCGCGTTTTCAATATGAATAAGCCAGGCGCATTACGTCGAGTGGTGATGGGTGAGACTGAAGGGACATTAATTACACAAGATGACGCGCAATAA
- the frr gene encoding ribosome recycling factor: MINEIKQDAQSRMEKSVESLRNNLSKIRTGRAHPSLLSGISVEYYGAPTPLNQVANVIAEDARTLAITVFDKELTPKVEKAILQSDLGLNPMSAGTVIRVPLPPLTEERRKDLVKIVRGEAEGGRVAIRNIRRDANADLKSLLKEKEISEDEDRKAQEEIQKLTDAAVKKVDEALAAKEKELMEV, encoded by the coding sequence GTGATTAACGAAATCAAGCAAGATGCGCAATCGCGCATGGAAAAAAGTGTAGAGTCATTGCGTAACAATCTGTCAAAAATACGTACTGGCCGTGCCCACCCAAGCCTGCTTTCAGGTATTAGTGTTGAGTATTACGGTGCGCCGACGCCCCTAAACCAAGTGGCCAATGTCATTGCAGAAGATGCGCGTACTCTCGCGATTACGGTTTTTGACAAAGAGCTGACGCCAAAAGTAGAAAAAGCGATTCTACAATCTGATTTGGGTCTTAACCCTATGTCTGCTGGTACGGTGATCCGCGTGCCGCTTCCACCACTAACGGAAGAGCGCCGTAAAGATTTGGTTAAAATCGTGCGCGGTGAAGCCGAGGGCGGACGTGTTGCTATCCGCAATATCCGTCGCGATGCGAACGCAGATTTAAAATCGTTGCTCAAAGAGAAAGAAATCTCAGAAGATGAAGACCGCAAAGCGCAAGAAGAGATTCAAAAACTGACGGATGCAGCCGTTAAAAAAGTGGATGAAGCCCTAGCGGCAAAAGAAAAAGAATTGATGGAAGTATAA
- a CDS encoding isoprenyl transferase → MQNTTIDTQSLPKHIAIIMDGNGRWAKAKGQPRVFGHKRGVQAVRKTIIAASKLNIQAITLFAFSSENWRRPEEEVGLLMELFISVLSSEIKKLHKNNLQLRVIGDTSKFSTRLQNKIVEAQELTANNTGMVINIAANYGGKWDITQAVQTLALQVASGERQAESITETDIAQYLTMSDLADVDLLIRTSGECRISNFMLWQAAYAEMYFTDQFWPDFDEDSLVEAITWYMNRERRFGCTGEQIKALIKE, encoded by the coding sequence ATGCAAAATACGACCATTGACACTCAATCCCTCCCTAAACACATTGCAATTATCATGGATGGCAATGGCCGATGGGCTAAAGCAAAGGGCCAACCCCGTGTGTTCGGTCATAAACGCGGTGTCCAAGCGGTAAGAAAAACCATCATCGCTGCCTCAAAACTCAATATCCAAGCGATTACTCTCTTTGCCTTTAGCAGTGAAAACTGGCGTCGACCTGAAGAAGAAGTTGGCCTTTTAATGGAGCTCTTTATCAGTGTGTTGTCGAGTGAGATAAAAAAACTTCACAAGAATAATTTGCAACTGAGAGTCATTGGCGACACGTCGAAATTTAGTACGCGTTTACAAAATAAAATTGTTGAGGCACAAGAGCTAACGGCCAACAACACCGGTATGGTGATCAATATTGCGGCCAACTATGGCGGCAAGTGGGACATTACTCAGGCAGTGCAAACACTGGCTCTGCAAGTCGCCAGTGGTGAGCGACAAGCAGAATCGATCACAGAGACTGACATTGCTCAGTACTTGACTATGTCTGATCTGGCGGACGTCGACTTGTTGATTCGCACCAGTGGCGAATGCCGAATTAGTAATTTTATGCTTTGGCAAGCCGCTTACGCCGAAATGTACTTTACTGACCAATTTTGGCCAGATTTTGACGAAGACAGTTTAGTTGAGGCGATCACCTGGTATATGAACCGAGAGCGGCGCTTTGGGTGTACCGGTGAACAAATTAAAGCCCTAATCAAAGAATAA
- a CDS encoding phosphatidate cytidylyltransferase produces the protein MKQRIITALILAPLVIAGIFFLPIQGVAVIAAAVTLLGFWEWTQFAPLRQYSRHYALLPAVILMVISAGVFYPGLVSGDLSVPLLILFSLATLWWVAASALAVTYPKTRTCWQNSTLLKQLFGFLTLLPFMWSIIVLKAQSSSEVSHYGAKLVLFVCLLVWAADSGAYFVGKRWGRNKMAPNVSPNKTIEGLLGGVLAAGLVGVFVSHWFELSFSSYGHLILTIVFTVVISVLGDLVESMFKRNSGIKDSSQLIPGHGGVLDRIDSLTAAFPIFTLAYLVF, from the coding sequence TTGAAACAAAGAATTATAACAGCCTTAATCCTAGCGCCATTGGTGATCGCGGGCATTTTCTTCTTGCCGATTCAAGGTGTGGCTGTCATTGCCGCCGCGGTGACATTACTCGGATTTTGGGAGTGGACTCAATTTGCTCCCTTGCGTCAGTATTCTCGCCACTATGCCTTGCTCCCTGCGGTGATCTTAATGGTGATCAGTGCAGGGGTTTTCTATCCAGGTTTAGTGAGTGGTGACTTGTCTGTTCCTTTGTTGATTTTATTTAGCTTAGCCACCTTGTGGTGGGTAGCGGCCAGTGCCTTGGCGGTCACTTACCCTAAAACCCGTACCTGTTGGCAAAATTCGACACTGCTTAAACAACTGTTCGGTTTTTTAACCTTATTGCCCTTCATGTGGAGCATTATTGTTCTAAAGGCTCAAAGCAGTAGCGAGGTGTCACATTACGGAGCAAAACTGGTCTTGTTTGTGTGTTTACTGGTATGGGCGGCCGACAGCGGCGCTTATTTTGTCGGTAAGCGCTGGGGGCGTAACAAAATGGCGCCTAATGTCAGCCCCAATAAGACCATTGAAGGTTTGCTTGGCGGCGTCCTTGCGGCGGGCTTGGTTGGCGTGTTTGTCAGCCATTGGTTTGAGCTCAGCTTTTCTTCTTATGGGCATTTAATCCTGACCATTGTGTTTACCGTTGTCATTTCCGTATTGGGCGACTTGGTCGAAAGCATGTTTAAACGCAATTCTGGTATTAAAGACAGCAGTCAGTTGATCCCCGGTCATGGCGGGGTTTTGGATCGCATTGACAGCCTTACCGCGGCTTTCCCAATCTTTACCTTGGCTTATCTTGTGTTTTAA
- the ispC gene encoding 1-deoxy-D-xylulose-5-phosphate reductoisomerase, giving the protein MQKITILGATGSIGDSTLKVCDHNRETIEVFALTAATDVEKMLQLCQQWQPEYAVMAQADAALQLEKKIAALSLPTRVLAGEEGLEWVSACPQVDCVMAAIVGAAGLKPTMAAVKAGKRVLLANKEALVMSGQLFMDEVQRSGAQLMPVDSEHNAIFQCLPKPLQQAIGHGNLAQYGIEKILLTGSGGPFRTRPLESFGQITPAEAIAHPNWSMGQKISVDSATMMNKGLEFIEARWLFNANPDELEVLLHPQSVIHSMVRYSDGSVLAQMGEPDMATPIAHALAYPARIQAGVKPLDFTQVGELSFAAPDLARYPCLALAIDACYEGQHATTGLNAANEVAVAAFLSNHIAFTDIAWLNQHVLEKMCKHFSHIKLDGLESLIELDKIARDYANDCLAQKGYR; this is encoded by the coding sequence ATGCAAAAAATCACCATTCTCGGTGCGACAGGCTCTATCGGTGACAGCACATTAAAAGTGTGTGACCACAATCGCGAAACGATTGAAGTCTTTGCACTAACGGCCGCCACCGATGTCGAAAAAATGTTGCAGCTCTGTCAGCAGTGGCAACCTGAGTATGCCGTTATGGCCCAAGCGGATGCCGCCCTGCAGCTTGAAAAAAAAATCGCTGCTTTGTCGTTACCCACCCGTGTTTTGGCGGGGGAAGAAGGGCTTGAGTGGGTCAGTGCGTGCCCACAAGTCGATTGTGTCATGGCGGCCATTGTCGGGGCTGCGGGCCTAAAGCCAACCATGGCGGCCGTCAAAGCGGGTAAGCGTGTCTTGTTGGCCAATAAAGAAGCGTTAGTCATGTCTGGCCAGTTGTTCATGGATGAAGTACAGCGCTCTGGCGCCCAGTTAATGCCAGTCGATAGTGAGCACAATGCCATTTTTCAATGCCTGCCTAAGCCGTTGCAACAAGCCATTGGTCACGGCAATTTAGCACAATACGGTATTGAGAAAATTCTGCTTACTGGTTCCGGTGGGCCATTTCGAACTCGGCCTTTAGAGAGCTTTGGCCAGATTACCCCAGCAGAGGCGATCGCCCATCCTAACTGGAGTATGGGACAAAAAATTTCCGTTGATTCGGCCACGATGATGAATAAAGGCTTAGAGTTTATCGAAGCAAGATGGCTATTTAATGCCAACCCCGATGAGCTAGAGGTGTTGTTGCATCCACAGTCGGTGATTCACTCTATGGTGCGCTACAGTGACGGGTCGGTATTGGCACAAATGGGCGAGCCCGATATGGCCACCCCAATTGCACACGCTTTGGCGTACCCGGCGCGAATTCAGGCGGGGGTTAAACCACTGGATTTTACGCAAGTGGGGGAGTTGTCTTTTGCAGCGCCTGATCTTGCACGCTATCCTTGTTTGGCCTTAGCCATTGATGCCTGTTATGAAGGTCAGCACGCGACAACGGGGTTGAATGCAGCCAACGAAGTGGCGGTAGCGGCTTTTTTGTCTAACCACATTGCTTTTACCGATATTGCTTGGCTTAACCAACACGTGTTAGAAAAAATGTGTAAGCATTTCAGTCATATTAAATTAGATGGCTTGGAAAGCCTCATTGAGCTCGATAAAATAGCTCGCGATTATGCCAACGATTGTTTAGCTCAAAAGGGATACCGATGA
- the rseP gene encoding sigma E protease regulator RseP: MTGMLWNFAFFIIALGTLVTVHEFGHFWVARRCGVKVEKFSIGFGHSLWSRIAKDGTEYSISLIPLGGYVKMLDTRVEEVPDSLLDQAFDKKPLWQRTAVVAAGPLFNFLLALIVYWCVFIIGTPSVKPVVGEVAPNSIIAEAGIEPGMELKAISGIKTSNWQAVSMQILAHIGDPSMTMTVSIPGEINTEETKRLDLSAWQFDPELDSPLASLGLSPYWPEVRPVVKQVTPNGPADKAGFMSGDRIVVIDGQPMSSWQEIVSVIQQSANKTLTVDVVRQGQTLPLTLLPEQQERGDQNVGFAGIAPEFEPWPDDYRFDLQYGPVEAVSKAFEKTGQVIQLTFTMLKKLVIGDVGLNNLSGPISIAKGAGMSAEVGLVYFLGFVALISVNLGIMNLVPLPMLDGGHLLFFAIEAVIRRPIPEKIQEVGYKIGGAVVFSLMALALFNDFARL; the protein is encoded by the coding sequence ATGACGGGAATGTTGTGGAATTTTGCTTTTTTTATTATTGCACTGGGCACTTTGGTCACGGTGCATGAATTTGGTCACTTTTGGGTGGCAAGGCGATGCGGGGTCAAAGTTGAAAAGTTCTCTATCGGTTTTGGTCACTCATTGTGGAGCCGAATAGCAAAAGATGGTACTGAGTATTCTATCTCACTGATTCCGCTAGGCGGTTACGTTAAAATGCTTGATACTCGGGTTGAAGAGGTTCCCGATTCTTTGCTCGATCAAGCTTTTGACAAGAAGCCGCTATGGCAACGAACGGCTGTTGTTGCCGCTGGGCCTTTGTTTAACTTTTTGTTGGCACTGATTGTCTACTGGTGTGTTTTCATTATCGGTACGCCTTCGGTGAAGCCGGTGGTGGGTGAGGTGGCACCAAACTCTATCATCGCTGAGGCTGGAATTGAGCCTGGTATGGAACTAAAGGCAATTTCTGGTATCAAAACATCAAATTGGCAAGCTGTCAGTATGCAAATTCTCGCCCATATTGGTGACCCGAGCATGACAATGACGGTATCAATTCCTGGTGAAATCAATACTGAAGAAACCAAACGCTTGGATCTGAGCGCGTGGCAGTTTGATCCTGAGTTAGACTCGCCATTGGCCAGTTTAGGGCTCAGTCCATATTGGCCAGAAGTGCGCCCAGTGGTTAAGCAAGTGACGCCCAACGGCCCGGCAGACAAAGCGGGCTTTATGAGTGGCGATCGAATTGTGGTTATTGATGGTCAGCCCATGTCGTCGTGGCAAGAGATTGTCAGTGTGATTCAACAAAGCGCGAATAAAACACTGACGGTTGACGTGGTTCGCCAAGGGCAAACACTGCCGCTCACCTTGCTTCCCGAACAACAAGAACGCGGTGACCAAAACGTGGGCTTTGCCGGAATTGCACCGGAGTTTGAACCATGGCCCGATGACTATCGATTTGATTTGCAATACGGCCCTGTTGAGGCGGTAAGCAAAGCGTTTGAGAAAACCGGTCAAGTGATCCAATTGACGTTCACCATGCTCAAAAAACTGGTGATTGGCGACGTGGGTCTGAATAATTTAAGCGGGCCGATATCGATTGCCAAAGGCGCGGGTATGAGTGCCGAAGTCGGTTTGGTGTATTTCTTGGGCTTTGTTGCGCTGATCAGTGTGAATTTAGGTATTATGAACTTGGTTCCTTTACCTATGTTAGACGGCGGCCATTTGTTATTTTTTGCCATTGAGGCAGTAATTCGACGCCCCATTCCGGAAAAAATTCAGGAAGTGGGTTACAAAATTGGGGGAGCGGTGGTGTTTTCACTGATGGCTCTGGCCTTATTCAATGATTTTGCACGTCTGTGA